A window of Candidatus Pantoea floridensis contains these coding sequences:
- the hemD gene encoding uroporphyrinogen-III synthase, producing MTILVTRPEPAASELVSRLRNLGKLAWSLPLIEFTPGRDLVHLPQQLAALQAGDLVFLLSQQVVTFAQPALQHSATAWPSALSYYAIGRSTALALHTVSNLKVDYPHARETSEELVRLNRLQQVTGKRALILRGSPGRELLAETLIERGAEVQYCECYQRCEKHYNGATEGRRWRDRGITTLVVTSGEMLQQLFSLFSPIDRREWLLHCRLVVVSERLATQAAELGWQDIDVADGADNDALLRALR from the coding sequence ATGACCATCCTTGTGACCCGCCCGGAACCGGCTGCCAGTGAACTGGTCTCGCGTTTGCGAAACCTGGGGAAACTGGCGTGGAGCCTACCGCTGATTGAATTCACGCCGGGTCGCGATCTTGTTCATTTACCGCAACAACTTGCCGCACTGCAAGCGGGCGATCTGGTGTTTCTGCTGTCGCAGCAGGTGGTGACCTTCGCCCAGCCAGCTTTACAACATAGCGCGACAGCATGGCCTTCTGCGCTCAGCTATTATGCTATCGGACGCAGCACGGCTTTGGCTTTGCATACCGTCAGTAATCTGAAAGTAGACTATCCTCATGCGCGGGAGACCAGTGAGGAGCTGGTGCGCCTGAATCGTCTGCAGCAGGTAACAGGCAAACGCGCGCTGATACTGCGCGGCAGCCCGGGCCGCGAATTACTGGCCGAAACGCTGATTGAACGCGGCGCGGAAGTACAATATTGCGAGTGTTATCAGCGCTGTGAAAAGCACTATAACGGCGCGACTGAAGGCCGACGCTGGCGCGATCGAGGCATTACAACGCTGGTGGTAACCAGCGGCGAAATGTTACAACAACTGTTTTCGCTGTTTTCGCCGATTGACCGGCGGGAATGGTTACTGCACTGTCGGCTTGTTGTCGTCAGTGAACGTTTGGCTACGCAAGCCGCTGAATTAGGCTGGCAGGACATAGATGTAGCCGATGGTGCCGATAACGATGCGCTGCTGCGCGCGTTACGCTGA
- a CDS encoding class I adenylate cyclase, with protein MYLYIETLKQRLDAINQLRVDRALAAMGPAFQQVYSLLPTLLHYHHPLMPGYLEGSVPHGVCFYTPEENQQQLLQNLASGQPLDLSSSVKGERPITGIYSMGSTSSVGQNSISDLDIWVCHQSWLDNEERLNLQRKCTLLQKWCVSMGVEVSFFLIDENRFRHNESGSLGGEDCGSTQHILLLDEFYRTAVRMAGKRILWNMVPGEEEHHYDDYVMSLYSQGVLTPNEWLDLGGLGTLSAEEYFGASLWQLYKSIDSPYKAVLKTLLLEAYSWEYPNTQLLSMDIKQRLHDGEIVCFGLDPYCMMLERVTRYLTSVDDMARLDLVRRCFYLKVCEKLSSEDHHHQRTGWRREILSQLVKEWGWDEEKLAVLDNRAEWKIERVREAHNELLDAMMQSYRNLIRFARRNNLSVSASPQDIGVLTRKLYAAFEALPGKVTLVNPQISPDLSEENLTFIHVPAGRANRAGWYLYNQAPDMSSIISHQPLEYNRYLNKLVAWAWFNGLLTSKTRLHMKGNDLCDLPRLQELVNDVSSHFPLRVPAPTPKALYSPCEIRHLAIIVNLEHDPTSAFRNQVVHFDFRKLDVFSFGQQQQCLIGSIDLLYRNSWNEVRTLHFSGEQAMIEALKTILGKMHQDAAPPDTVEVFCYSQHLRGLIRTRVQQLVSECIELRLSSTRQEPGRFKALRMAGQTWGLFFERMSVSVQKLENAVEFYGAISNNKLHGLSIKVESNQTPLPPVVNGYASEGIIQFFFEDTTDDRGFNIYILDETNRVEVYHHCEGSKEELVRDVSRFYSSSHDRFTYGSSFINFNLPQFYQIVNTGERFQVIPFRSQTLTQLCATQPDNDNGDFQPRYQMH; from the coding sequence TTGTACCTCTACATTGAGACACTGAAACAGAGACTGGATGCTATTAACCAGCTGCGCGTTGATCGTGCACTGGCTGCCATGGGACCTGCTTTCCAGCAAGTCTACAGTCTGCTGCCAACATTATTGCACTACCATCATCCGCTGATGCCGGGCTACCTCGAAGGTAGCGTTCCGCATGGCGTTTGCTTCTACACGCCCGAGGAAAATCAGCAGCAGCTGCTGCAAAATTTAGCGAGCGGCCAGCCGCTTGACCTCAGCAGCAGCGTGAAAGGCGAACGTCCAATCACCGGCATTTACTCCATGGGCAGTACCTCGTCCGTGGGGCAAAACAGCATCTCCGATCTCGACATCTGGGTATGCCATCAATCCTGGCTGGATAATGAAGAGCGCCTCAATCTGCAGCGCAAGTGTACGCTGTTGCAGAAATGGTGTGTGTCAATGGGTGTGGAAGTGAGCTTCTTCCTGATTGACGAGAACCGTTTCCGCCATAACGAAAGCGGCAGCCTCGGCGGTGAAGACTGCGGTTCCACCCAACATATTTTGCTGCTGGATGAGTTCTATCGCACCGCGGTGCGGATGGCCGGTAAACGCATCCTGTGGAACATGGTGCCGGGCGAAGAAGAACACCATTACGACGATTACGTCATGTCACTCTATTCTCAGGGCGTGCTCACGCCGAATGAGTGGCTGGATCTCGGCGGCCTTGGCACGCTGTCGGCGGAAGAGTACTTCGGTGCCAGTTTGTGGCAGCTGTATAAAAGTATCGATTCGCCGTATAAAGCGGTGCTGAAAACCCTACTGCTGGAAGCCTACAGTTGGGAATATCCCAACACGCAATTGCTTTCAATGGATATCAAACAGCGCCTGCACGATGGCGAAATTGTATGCTTCGGTCTTGATCCCTATTGCATGATGCTGGAGCGCGTAACGCGCTACCTCACCAGCGTTGATGACATGGCGCGCCTCGATTTAGTGCGTCGATGTTTCTACTTAAAAGTGTGTGAAAAGCTCTCCAGCGAAGATCATCATCATCAGCGCACGGGCTGGCGTCGCGAGATCCTTTCGCAGCTGGTGAAAGAGTGGGGCTGGGATGAAGAGAAGCTAGCGGTACTGGATAACCGCGCAGAGTGGAAAATCGAACGGGTACGCGAAGCGCACAATGAGTTGCTGGATGCGATGATGCAAAGTTATCGCAACCTGATCCGCTTTGCGCGCCGTAACAATTTAAGCGTCAGTGCCAGCCCGCAGGATATCGGCGTGCTGACGCGTAAACTGTATGCCGCATTTGAGGCGTTGCCGGGTAAGGTGACGCTGGTGAACCCCCAGATCTCGCCGGATCTCTCGGAAGAAAATCTCACCTTTATTCATGTCCCGGCGGGCCGCGCGAACCGTGCTGGATGGTATCTGTATAACCAGGCCCCCGACATGAGTTCCATCATCAGCCATCAGCCGCTGGAATATAACCGCTACCTGAACAAGCTGGTGGCGTGGGCGTGGTTCAACGGTTTACTCACCAGCAAAACGCGCCTGCATATGAAAGGCAACGATCTGTGCGATTTGCCACGTCTGCAGGAGCTGGTCAATGACGTGTCGAGCCACTTCCCGCTGCGCGTGCCGGCACCCACGCCGAAAGCACTCTATAGCCCGTGTGAAATCCGTCACCTGGCGATTATCGTCAATCTGGAACACGATCCCACCTCGGCATTCCGCAATCAGGTGGTGCATTTTGATTTCCGTAAGCTGGACGTATTCAGCTTTGGTCAGCAGCAGCAATGCCTGATTGGCAGTATCGATCTGCTGTATCGCAACTCGTGGAATGAAGTGCGCACGCTGCACTTTAGCGGCGAGCAGGCGATGATTGAAGCGCTGAAAACCATCCTCGGTAAAATGCATCAGGATGCGGCGCCGCCGGATACGGTAGAAGTGTTCTGCTACAGCCAGCATCTGCGCGGCTTAATCCGCACTCGCGTGCAGCAGCTGGTTTCAGAATGTATTGAGCTGCGTTTATCCAGCACGCGTCAGGAACCTGGCCGCTTCAAAGCGTTACGCATGGCGGGCCAAACCTGGGGCTTATTCTTTGAACGGATGAGCGTCTCCGTGCAGAAGCTGGAAAACGCCGTTGAATTCTATGGTGCGATTTCCAATAACAAGCTGCACGGTTTGTCGATCAAAGTGGAATCGAATCAGACGCCGCTGCCGCCGGTGGTAAACGGCTATGCCAGCGAGGGCATCATTCAGTTCTTCTTTGAAGACACCACAGACGATCGCGGCTTCAATATCTATATCCTCGACGAAACCAATCGCGTTGAGGTTTATCATCACTGCGAAGGCAGTAAAGAAGAGCTGGTGCGTGACGTGAGCCGTTTCTACTCCTCATCTCACGATCGCTTTACCTACGGCTCAAGCTTTATCAACTTTAACTTGCCGCAGTTCTACCAAATTGTGAACACGGGTGAGCGATTCCAGGTGATTCCGTTCCGCAGCCAAACGTTAACGCAGCTGTGCGCTACGCAGCCTGATAACGATAACGGCGATTTCCAGCCGCGTTACCAAATGCATTGA
- the wecG gene encoding lipopolysaccharide N-acetylmannosaminouronosyltransferase — protein METDKPRYRLRGVDLHAFNDMASFLQFLLPDGKPRSGTLIAMNAEKMLTLEEDAQLRTLIAEAEFKYPDGISVVRSLRKKYPQLQVNRIAGADLWEALMEQAGRNDIPVFLIGGRQTVLEETCEKLRRQWNVNIVGSQNGYFAPEDRESLFARIAASGAQIVTVAQGSPRQELLMRDCRAHWPHALYMGVGGTYDVFTGHVKRAPVWWQKSGLEWLYRLIRQPSRLRRQLKLLKYLRYHWRGDL, from the coding sequence ATGGAAACCGATAAACCGCGCTATCGCTTGCGCGGCGTCGATCTTCACGCCTTCAATGATATGGCGAGCTTTCTGCAATTTTTGCTGCCAGATGGCAAACCGCGCAGCGGCACGCTGATTGCGATGAATGCCGAAAAGATGCTCACTCTGGAAGAGGATGCGCAATTGCGCACGCTGATTGCGGAGGCTGAATTCAAATATCCTGATGGCATCAGCGTTGTCCGCTCGCTGCGTAAGAAATATCCTCAACTACAGGTCAATCGCATCGCAGGTGCGGATCTCTGGGAAGCATTGATGGAGCAAGCGGGCCGCAACGACATTCCGGTGTTTCTGATTGGTGGCCGTCAGACGGTGCTAGAGGAAACCTGCGAGAAGCTGCGTCGGCAGTGGAATGTGAACATCGTCGGCAGCCAGAATGGTTATTTTGCGCCAGAAGATCGTGAGTCGCTGTTTGCGCGTATTGCCGCTAGCGGCGCGCAGATTGTCACGGTGGCGCAGGGTTCGCCGCGTCAGGAGCTGCTCATGCGCGATTGCCGTGCACATTGGCCACACGCGCTCTATATGGGCGTGGGCGGCACGTATGATGTGTTCACCGGGCACGTCAAACGCGCTCCCGTTTGGTGGCAAAAATCAGGCCTGGAATGGCTTTATCGTTTAATCCGTCAGCCTTCACGTTTGCGCCGCCAGTTAAAGTTGCTGAAATATCTACGCTACCATTGGCGTGGCGATCTCTGA
- the hemY gene encoding protoheme IX biogenesis protein HemY: MLKVLVLFLLLMAGIVVGPMVAGHQGYVLIQTDNWNIETSVTGLAIILILSLLVILLVEWILRRLLRTGARTRGWFTGRKRRSAQRHTQSALMKLAEGDYKQAEKLLSKNADHAVQPVANYLLAAEAAQQRGDEVRANQHLERAAELSENDTIPVEITRVRLQLARNEDHAARHGVDRLLEVAPRHPEVLRLAEQAYIRTGAWSALLDILPSMQKVQINDEAQREALQQQAWLGLMNQAMADQGSDGLKKWWQNQSRKTRQETALQVAMAEHLIECDDPDTAQSIVLEGLKRQYDDRLVLLMPRIKSGDPQALEKALRQQIKQHGATPLLHSTLGQMLMRHGEWQQAAEAFQQALAQRPDAFDYAWLADVYDRLHRPEDAAKMRREGLLLTLKTNPSA, from the coding sequence ATGCTGAAAGTATTGGTGCTTTTCCTGCTGCTAATGGCGGGCATCGTGGTTGGACCGATGGTGGCAGGCCATCAGGGCTACGTGCTGATTCAAACCGACAACTGGAATATCGAAACCAGCGTAACCGGGCTGGCGATTATTTTAATCCTCAGCCTGCTGGTGATTTTGCTGGTCGAATGGATTTTGCGTCGCCTGCTACGCACCGGCGCACGCACACGCGGTTGGTTCACCGGTCGTAAACGTCGCAGCGCGCAGCGCCACACGCAAAGTGCACTGATGAAACTGGCTGAAGGCGATTATAAGCAGGCCGAAAAGTTGTTATCGAAGAACGCCGATCACGCCGTTCAGCCGGTGGCTAACTATTTACTCGCTGCCGAAGCCGCACAGCAACGTGGTGATGAGGTACGCGCCAATCAGCATCTGGAACGTGCCGCAGAGTTATCGGAGAACGATACGATTCCCGTCGAAATTACCCGCGTACGTCTGCAACTGGCGCGCAACGAAGATCACGCTGCGCGTCATGGTGTAGATCGTCTGCTGGAAGTGGCACCGCGCCATCCGGAAGTATTACGCCTGGCAGAGCAAGCTTATATTCGTACCGGCGCGTGGAGCGCGCTGCTCGATATTCTGCCTTCGATGCAAAAAGTGCAGATCAACGATGAAGCACAGCGCGAGGCCCTTCAGCAGCAAGCCTGGCTGGGCCTGATGAATCAGGCGATGGCCGATCAGGGCAGCGACGGCTTGAAGAAATGGTGGCAAAACCAGAGCCGCAAAACGCGTCAGGAAACCGCTTTGCAGGTGGCAATGGCAGAACATCTGATTGAATGTGACGACCCCGATACTGCGCAAAGCATCGTGCTGGAAGGTCTGAAGCGTCAATATGACGATCGTCTGGTGCTGCTAATGCCGCGTATTAAAAGCGGCGATCCGCAAGCTCTGGAAAAAGCGCTGCGTCAGCAGATTAAACAGCACGGCGCTACACCGCTGCTGCACAGCACGCTTGGCCAGATGCTGATGCGTCATGGTGAATGGCAGCAGGCGGCAGAAGCCTTCCAGCAGGCGCTGGCACAGCGTCCAGATGCCTTTGATTATGCCTGGCTGGCCGATGTTTACGATCGTCTGCACCGCCCGGAAGACGCGGCAAAAATGCGCCGCGAAGGTCTGTTACTTACGCTGAAGACTAATCCCAGCGCCTGA
- the hemX gene encoding uroporphyrinogen-III C-methyltransferase — MTEQKASSAMVEETTPADNSPSPATQPPRDKKSDGKVLSAVAIVIALAIGAGLYLNGKHQADLQAQTNQNLSEQLSALQQQLGSDKQQLTQQLDNASSALQETRTLQDNSAKELETLRDKVATISGNDTRTWLLAQADYLVKLAGRKLWSDQDVTTAAALLKSADTSLADMNDPSVMNVRRALTQDISSLSAVSQIDYDGTILKLNQLSNGVDNLRLADNDSDDSPMDADGGELSSSLHEWRQNLVKSWHNFMDDFITIRRRDNTAQPLLAPNQDVYLRENIRSRLLIAAQAVPRHQDEIYKQSIDAVSTWVRAWYDTNDAATKAFLTQLDELSQQSISMDVPDTLESQPLLEKLMQTRVRNLLAQPSAAADQQGG; from the coding sequence ATGACGGAACAAAAAGCCTCCTCCGCCATGGTTGAAGAAACCACCCCAGCGGACAATTCTCCCTCTCCAGCTACTCAGCCACCTCGCGATAAAAAAAGCGATGGCAAAGTGCTGAGTGCGGTGGCGATTGTCATTGCGCTGGCGATTGGGGCGGGACTTTACCTCAATGGGAAACACCAGGCCGATTTACAGGCTCAAACTAACCAGAATCTGAGTGAGCAGCTGAGCGCCTTGCAGCAGCAACTGGGCAGCGATAAACAGCAGCTGACGCAACAGCTGGATAACGCCAGCAGTGCCCTGCAGGAAACACGCACCCTGCAGGACAACAGCGCCAAAGAGCTGGAAACCCTGCGTGATAAAGTCGCCACTATTTCCGGCAATGACACGCGCACCTGGCTACTGGCTCAGGCAGATTACCTTGTCAAGCTGGCCGGTCGTAAGTTGTGGAGCGATCAGGATGTCACCACCGCGGCGGCATTGCTGAAAAGTGCAGATACCAGCCTGGCAGACATGAACGATCCCAGCGTCATGAACGTGCGCCGCGCGCTGACGCAGGATATCAGCTCACTTTCTGCCGTGAGTCAGATTGACTATGACGGCACCATCCTCAAGCTTAATCAGCTGTCGAACGGCGTGGATAATCTGCGATTGGCCGACAACGACAGCGATGATTCACCCATGGATGCCGACGGCGGTGAGCTCTCCAGTTCACTGCACGAGTGGCGCCAGAACCTGGTGAAAAGCTGGCATAATTTTATGGATGATTTCATCACCATCCGTCGCCGTGATAACACTGCACAGCCGCTGCTGGCGCCGAATCAGGACGTTTATCTGCGTGAAAACATCCGTTCGCGCCTGCTCATTGCGGCGCAAGCCGTGCCGCGTCATCAGGATGAAATTTACAAGCAGTCTATCGATGCGGTATCGACCTGGGTTCGAGCCTGGTATGACACCAATGATGCCGCGACCAAAGCTTTCCTTACGCAACTGGATGAACTGAGCCAGCAGAGCATTTCGATGGATGTACCGGATACGCTGGAAAGTCAGCCGCTGTTGGAAAAACTGATGCAAACTCGCGTGCGTAATTTGCTGGCCCAACCATCGGCTGCCGCTGATCAACAGGGAGGCTAA
- a CDS encoding TDP-N-acetylfucosamine:lipid II N-acetylfucosaminyltransferase, translating into MTLFHVLGSDIPHHNHTVLRFFNDVISTEMPADAPRQFMVVTRAPETLQAYSALHIETFANKRALAQAVIARAANRAQRFFFHGQFNPSIWLALLSGRLRRRQAFWHVWGADLYEEGRGLKYQLFYLLRRWAQSRVSQVFATRGDLHHFQQRHPRVPTSLLYFPTRMPDAAVPAAMESAAFTILLGNSGDRSNRHIAGLEAIRAQFGEQVKVVVPLGYPENNHRYIDEIAAAAQRLFPAGQVTLLRDNIDFDVYLGLLSRCQLGYFMFERQQGIGTLCLLIKANIPFVLNRKNPFWRDLSEQGLPVLFSEDALDAASVAEAQRQLAQCDKSSIAFFAPGYLAGWRHALSLSEGEST; encoded by the coding sequence ATGACGCTATTTCACGTATTGGGATCGGATATCCCGCACCACAATCACACGGTGCTGCGCTTCTTTAATGATGTGATAAGCACGGAGATGCCTGCAGATGCGCCGCGTCAATTTATGGTGGTAACCCGCGCGCCAGAAACGCTGCAAGCCTATTCAGCACTGCACATCGAAACTTTTGCCAACAAGCGTGCGCTGGCGCAGGCCGTTATCGCGCGCGCCGCTAATCGCGCGCAGCGCTTCTTCTTCCACGGCCAGTTCAATCCCAGCATTTGGCTAGCATTACTGAGCGGCAGGCTACGTCGCCGGCAGGCATTCTGGCACGTATGGGGCGCAGATCTTTACGAAGAGGGGCGAGGCCTTAAGTATCAGCTTTTTTATCTGCTACGCCGATGGGCGCAGAGCCGCGTGTCGCAGGTATTTGCCACGCGCGGTGATTTACACCATTTCCAGCAGCGCCATCCGCGCGTACCGACCTCACTGCTCTATTTTCCAACGCGCATGCCGGACGCTGCGGTACCCGCAGCGATGGAATCCGCTGCGTTCACCATTCTGCTCGGTAATTCAGGCGATCGCAGCAATCGTCATATCGCAGGCTTAGAGGCGATTCGCGCGCAGTTTGGTGAGCAGGTCAAGGTGGTGGTACCGCTCGGTTATCCCGAGAACAATCACCGTTATATTGATGAGATTGCTGCCGCCGCACAGCGCCTGTTCCCTGCGGGGCAGGTCACCTTGCTGCGTGACAACATCGACTTTGACGTCTATCTGGGATTGCTTAGCCGCTGTCAGCTCGGCTATTTTATGTTCGAACGTCAGCAGGGGATCGGCACGCTTTGCCTGCTGATTAAGGCCAATATTCCCTTCGTGCTGAACCGTAAAAATCCGTTCTGGCGCGATTTGAGTGAGCAAGGTTTGCCGGTGCTGTTTAGCGAAGATGCGCTGGATGCTGCCAGCGTAGCCGAAGCGCAACGACAACTGGCGCAATGTGATAAATCATCGATTGCCTTTTTTGCTCCGGGCTATCTGGCAGGCTGGCGCCATGCGCTGAGCTTGAGTGAAGGGGAGAGTACATGA
- the wzyE gene encoding ECA oligosaccharide polymerase, translating to MSLMQFCGLLVVYLFSLGFILTLTWREFKRVRFNFHLFFTILFLLTFYFGFPLTSVLVFRFNVAVVPPEYLLQALLAATSFYAIYYVSYKVRLRPANAPVRKPWLQMNRVETNLTCLLLALVAIGTVTVFFLHNGLLLFRLSAYNQIFSSEVSGVALKRFFYFFIPAMLIRYFLKPTQRQWLWFLLVSVAFGLLTYALVGGTRANIIIAFALFLFIGITRGWITLWMLVGAGVMAIGGMFWLALRRYNLDVVGDEAFYTFLYLTRDTFSPWENLALLLQNYDKIDFQGLAPIWRDFYVFIPSWMWPGRPSMILNSANYFTWEVLNNHSGLAISPTLLGSLLVMGGVWFIPFGAVAVGLLMKGFDNLYRYGRDASNRYSGAILQSFCFGAVFNMIVLAREGLDAFGSRVVFFCLIFAACMWVAKLLYWLLARAGLIRPRSEPVLHSPS from the coding sequence ATGAGCCTGATGCAGTTTTGCGGTCTGCTGGTGGTTTATCTGTTTTCGCTGGGGTTCATCCTCACCCTGACCTGGCGAGAGTTTAAACGGGTGCGTTTCAACTTCCACCTGTTCTTCACCATTCTGTTTTTGCTGACATTTTATTTTGGTTTCCCGCTAACCAGCGTGCTGGTGTTCCGCTTTAACGTCGCGGTGGTGCCGCCAGAATATCTGTTGCAGGCGCTGCTGGCTGCGACCAGTTTTTATGCCATCTATTACGTCAGCTATAAAGTGCGGCTGCGGCCAGCCAATGCACCGGTGCGGAAACCCTGGCTACAGATGAATCGGGTTGAAACCAATCTGACGTGTCTGCTGCTGGCGCTGGTAGCGATAGGTACCGTGACGGTTTTCTTTTTGCACAACGGTCTGCTGCTGTTCCGGCTCTCCGCGTACAACCAGATTTTCTCCAGTGAAGTCTCTGGCGTGGCGCTCAAACGCTTCTTCTACTTCTTCATTCCGGCGATGTTGATTCGCTACTTCCTAAAACCTACCCAGCGCCAGTGGCTGTGGTTTTTGCTGGTGTCGGTGGCATTTGGTCTGCTGACTTACGCGCTGGTGGGTGGCACGCGCGCCAATATCATTATCGCCTTCGCGTTATTCCTGTTCATCGGCATTACGCGTGGCTGGATCACCTTGTGGATGCTGGTGGGTGCGGGCGTGATGGCGATTGGCGGCATGTTCTGGCTGGCATTGCGTCGCTACAACCTTGACGTGGTCGGCGATGAGGCGTTTTACACCTTCCTCTATCTGACGCGCGATACTTTCTCTCCGTGGGAAAACCTGGCGCTATTACTGCAAAACTACGACAAAATCGATTTTCAGGGATTGGCACCCATTTGGCGTGATTTCTATGTGTTCATCCCAAGCTGGATGTGGCCTGGACGCCCGTCAATGATTCTGAACAGCGCCAACTACTTTACCTGGGAAGTGCTGAATAACCATTCAGGTTTAGCGATTTCACCCACGCTGCTTGGATCGCTGCTGGTGATGGGTGGCGTGTGGTTTATCCCGTTTGGCGCCGTTGCGGTTGGTTTGCTAATGAAAGGGTTTGATAACCTGTATCGCTATGGGCGCGATGCCAGCAACCGTTACAGTGGCGCGATTTTGCAGAGTTTTTGCTTTGGCGCGGTATTTAATATGATCGTGTTGGCGCGCGAAGGGCTGGATGCCTTCGGCTCACGCGTGGTGTTCTTTTGTCTGATTTTTGCTGCCTGTATGTGGGTGGCTAAATTGCTTTACTGGCTGTTGGCGCGCGCGGGGCTGATTCGTCCGCGCAGCGAGCCGGTTTTACACAGTCCCTCTTAA
- the hemC gene encoding hydroxymethylbilane synthase produces MLNKIFRIATRQSPLALWQAQYVQQRLMAAHPGLQVELLPMVTKGDVILDTPLAKVGGKGLFVKELELAMLDGRADLAVHSMKDVPVDFPQGLGLVTICEREDPRDAFVSNRYNSVDELPQGAVVGTSSLRRQCQLSARRPDLVIRSLRGNVGTRLGKLDAGEYDAIILAAAGLKRLGLEDRIRQAMPAEISLPAVGQGAVGIECRIDDEQLITLLQALNHDETSVCVRAERAMNTRLEGGCQVPIGSFAVLEDDALWLRGLVGSPDGKQMVVGERRGPRDQAEKMGISLAEELLDGGARDILREVYQGHPPA; encoded by the coding sequence ATGTTAAACAAAATTTTCAGAATTGCTACCAGACAAAGTCCTCTTGCTTTATGGCAGGCACAATATGTCCAACAGCGCCTGATGGCCGCCCATCCGGGGTTGCAAGTTGAGCTGCTGCCGATGGTCACGAAAGGTGATGTCATTCTTGATACGCCCCTGGCAAAAGTGGGCGGCAAAGGCCTGTTTGTCAAAGAGCTGGAGCTGGCAATGCTGGACGGCCGTGCCGATCTCGCCGTGCATTCAATGAAGGATGTGCCGGTCGATTTTCCGCAAGGCTTGGGTCTGGTGACCATTTGCGAGCGCGAAGATCCGCGTGATGCTTTCGTCTCCAATCGTTACAACAGCGTTGATGAACTGCCTCAGGGCGCGGTGGTGGGCACATCCAGCCTGCGTCGCCAGTGCCAACTCAGCGCGCGTCGTCCCGATTTAGTCATTCGCTCGCTGCGTGGCAATGTGGGTACGCGTCTCGGAAAACTTGATGCCGGTGAATATGATGCCATCATCCTGGCAGCCGCAGGCTTAAAACGTTTGGGTCTGGAAGATCGCATTCGCCAGGCCATGCCGGCAGAGATTTCTCTGCCAGCCGTTGGCCAGGGCGCGGTCGGCATCGAATGCCGTATTGATGATGAGCAATTGATTACGCTACTGCAGGCGTTGAATCATGACGAGACCTCAGTGTGCGTGCGTGCTGAACGTGCCATGAACACGCGGCTGGAGGGTGGTTGTCAGGTGCCTATCGGCAGCTTCGCGGTGCTGGAAGACGACGCGCTCTGGCTGCGCGGTTTAGTTGGATCGCCCGATGGCAAGCAAATGGTGGTGGGCGAGCGTCGTGGACCGCGTGATCAAGCGGAAAAAATGGGCATTTCCCTGGCCGAGGAGTTATTGGATGGCGGCGCCCGCGACATTCTGCGCGAAGTCTATCAGGGACATCCTCCCGCATGA